A single region of the Garra rufa chromosome 6, GarRuf1.0, whole genome shotgun sequence genome encodes:
- the sclt1 gene encoding sodium channel and clathrin linker 1, with translation MTTEVEFLRDQVNRLNSVLGRYQDEFPPPSSISQTGDVVVESEAPWLSDRGLMAPLIEEYDRHIQQMEMQLKFYQRQMTDVRASLEQVVKENERLHAEQRLSIEKQLQSLSTGTGGDATADAIAISNLEEQVKCAVEEKEQALQMWQTASQELDRLQTQYQSSMSDGQIHAAERQQVQNQLAQVQQHAQKLLLTNQKLESTNQQFLKTVAEQSSELEELRSQLRQAKLEQRSSATKVEEMTRLLQNVQDQMQRREEDAAEAQGREEASDRRLQQLQAALKQLEARLKTATQDSESVRRKQTEWERQVGELQGRCASLEEEKFEALSRLRNSIQLAEEASLQREQAQLREKQRAEELEKMKDAMKQLIQDAAMRTRKEVESVRKQCNVQIHRMAEELSALQLECADKETQIERAHRERQAVEEELEKVYKEGRVGEPEMRKMEALHQRCLNAERLKDEMQLTLNSTKTKMKKTEMEYSEELSRCQEEVRRLQSALTSAREESTAISEERLTLQQENQQMHRDMEALRKECVLAQRRAKQQVSSMQQELCVKEQGLESRLREMEESSKNSSAGLSRLLLAQQKTISRYKDEAKNLTQAFQQKLSSLRSELNRQKQRVQELEIQMEADHQKILEYERQVSEQQEKNVRLQRRLTQAEQRAASASQQLSVISQRRKAASMMDLETLS, from the exons ATGACAACAGAAGTCGAGTTTCTTCGAGATCAag TGAACCGTCTGAACTCCGTCTTGGGACGATATCAGGATGAATTTCCTCCTCCTTCCTCAATATCACAG acggGTGATGTGGTTGTGGAATCTGAAGCTCCCTGGCTCTCAGATAGAGG TCTAATGGCTCCTTTAATAGAAGAATATGACAGACACATACAACAGATGGAGATGCAGCTCAAGTTTTATCAG AGGCAGATGACGGACGTCAGAGCAAGCCTGGAGCAGGTGGTTAAGGAAAACGAGCG GCTTCATGCAGAGCAGAGGTTGTCTATTGAAAAGCAGTTGCAGTCTTTGTCCACTGGAACAGGAGGAGACGCGACAGCAGACGCGATCGCCATTAGCAATCTGGAGGAGCAGGTCAAGTGTGCCGTGGAG GAGAAAGAACAGGCCCTTCAGATGTGGCAGACAGCTTCACAGGAGTTGGATCGACTTCAGACGCAATACCAGAGCTCCATGAGTGACGGACAAATACATGCAGCTGAACGACAGCAAGTGCAG AATCAGCTGGCGCAGGTTCAGCAACACGCCCAGAAGCTCCTCCTGACCAATCAGAAGCTGGAATCA ACCAATCAGCAGTTTCTGAAGACGGTGGCAGAACAGAGCAGTGAGCTGGAGGAGTTACGCAGCCAACTCAG GCAAGCAAAGCTTGAGCAGAGATCTTCTGCGACTAAAGTGGAGGAGATGACCAGACTCCTGCAGAATGTCCAGGATCAGATGCAGAGGAGG GAAGAGGATGCAGCAGAAGCTCAGGGACGAGAAGAAGCATCTGATCGGAGACTACAGCAACTACAGGCCGCACTAAAGCAGCTAGAGGCCAG acttaaaACTGCAACGCAGGACTCTGAGTCAGTGCGCCGGAAGCAGACAGAGTGGGAAAGGCAAGTGGGAGAACTGCAGGGTCGATGCGCCTCTCTGGAAGAGGAGAAATTCGAAGCCCTCAGTCGCCTCCGCAACTCCATCCAGCTGGCTGAGGAAGCCTCGCTACAGAGAGAACAG GCTCAGCTGAGGGAGAAACAGAGAGCAGAAGAGCTGGAGAAGATGAAAGATGCCATGAAGCAGCTGATCCAGGATGCTGCCATGCGCACCAGGAAAGAG GTTGAGAGTGTCCGTAAGCAGTGTAATGTTCAGATTCATCGCATGGCTGAGGAGCTTTCTGCCCTGCAACTG gaATGTGCCGATAAAGAAACACAGATTGAAAGAGCCCATCGAGAGAGACAAGCTGTGGAAGAGGAGCTGGAGAAG GTCTATAAAGAGGGCCGTGTTGGAGAGCCTGAGATGAGGAAGATGGAGGCTCTCCATCAGAGATGTTTAAATGCTGAACGACTGAAGGATGAAATGCAGCTCACACTCAACAGCACTAAAACTAAGATGAAGAAGACGGAAATGGA GTATTCGGAGGAGCTGTCGCGCTGTCAGGAGGAGGTGCGGAGGCTGCAGTCAGCACTGACGAGTGCAAGAGAGGAGAGTACGGCCATCAGTGAGGAGAGACTCACGCTGCAGCAAGAGAACCAGCAAATGCACAGAGACATGGAAGCACTGCGCAAAGAGTGTGTGCTCGCTCAGAGACGTGCCAAACAACAG GTGTCTTCGATGCAGCAGGAGCTTTGTGTGAAGGAGCAGGGTTTGGAGTCCAGGCTGAGAGAGATGGAGGAGAGCAGTAAGAACTCTAGCGCTGGTTTGAGCAGACTGCTGCTCGCTCAACAGAAAACCATCAGCCGCTACAAAGACGAGGCCAAGAACCTCACACAGGCTTTCCAGCAAAAACTCAGCAGCCTCAG GTCAGAGCTGAACAGACAAAAACAGCGCGTTCAGGAACTGGAGATCCAGATGGAAGCTGATCATCAGAAGATACTGGAG TATGAGAGGCAGGTTTCAGAGCAGCAGGAGAAGAACGTGCGACTACAGAGACGTCTTACTCAGGCAGAGCAACGTGCAGCCAGTGCATCACAACAG CTGAGTGTGATATCACAACGGAGAAAAGCTGCATCCATGATGGATCTTGAGACTTTATCATAG
- the clta gene encoding clathrin light chain A isoform X3 encodes MDDFDMLSAPQGSAGNGVGADEDPAAAFLAQQESEIAGIENDEGFSILDSGEVPSSLSQDPDGGALNGDLHGESNGPSDLYAAISSVDRLQTEPESLRKWREEQRERLEELDANSRKQEAEWKEKAKLELEEWHTRQNEQLEKTKVNNRAAEEAMVSELDENSPGTEWERVARLCDFNPKSSKQAKDVSRMRSVLISLKQAPLVR; translated from the exons ATGGACGATTTTGATATGCTCAGTGCCCCTCAAGGAAGCGCAGGAAACGGCGTAGGGGCAGATGAAGACCCAGCGGCAGCGTTTTTGGCCCAGCAGGAGAGTGAAATCGCGGGCATCGAGAATGACGAGGGCTTCAGCATCCTGGACAGCGGAGAAGTGCCTTCATCCCTGAGCCAAGACCCGGACG GTGGAGCATTGAATGGAGATCTGCATGGG GAGAGTAACGGTCCTTCAGACTTGTATGCGGCCATCTCCAGTGTCGATCGGTTGCAGACAGAGCCGGAGAGCTTGAGGAAGTGGAGAGAGGAGCAGCGTGAGAGGCTGGAGGAGCTTG ATGCTAACTCCCGTAAGCAGGAGGCAGAGTGGAAGGAGAAGGCAAAGCTGGAGCTGGAGGAGTGGCACACCAGGCAGAACGAGCAGCTGGAGAAGACCAAAGTCAACAACAG GGCGGCTGAGGAAGCCATGGTGTCGGAGCTGGACGAGAACAGTCCCGGCACGGAATGGGAGCGCGTGGCGCGCCTTTGCGATTTCAACCCCAAGTCCAGCAAGCAGGCCAAGGACGTCTCCCGCATGCGTTCAGTCCTCATCTCCCTTAAACAGGCCCCGCTCGTCCGTTAA
- the clta gene encoding clathrin light chain A isoform X1, whose amino-acid sequence MDDFDMLSAPQGSAGNGVGADEDPAAAFLAQQESEIAGIENDEGFSILDSGEVPSSLSQDPDGGALNGDLHGESNGPSDLYAAISSVDRLQTEPESLRKWREEQRERLEELDANSRKQEAEWKEKAKLELEEWHTRQNEQLEKTKVNNRVLDEDFYKQPFADLIGYVTHINHPCYRLDQAAEEAMVSELDENSPGTEWERVARLCDFNPKSSKQAKDVSRMRSVLISLKQAPLVR is encoded by the exons ATGGACGATTTTGATATGCTCAGTGCCCCTCAAGGAAGCGCAGGAAACGGCGTAGGGGCAGATGAAGACCCAGCGGCAGCGTTTTTGGCCCAGCAGGAGAGTGAAATCGCGGGCATCGAGAATGACGAGGGCTTCAGCATCCTGGACAGCGGAGAAGTGCCTTCATCCCTGAGCCAAGACCCGGACG GTGGAGCATTGAATGGAGATCTGCATGGG GAGAGTAACGGTCCTTCAGACTTGTATGCGGCCATCTCCAGTGTCGATCGGTTGCAGACAGAGCCGGAGAGCTTGAGGAAGTGGAGAGAGGAGCAGCGTGAGAGGCTGGAGGAGCTTG ATGCTAACTCCCGTAAGCAGGAGGCAGAGTGGAAGGAGAAGGCAAAGCTGGAGCTGGAGGAGTGGCACACCAGGCAGAACGAGCAGCTGGAGAAGACCAAAGTCAACAACAG GGTGCTGGATGAGGATTTCTACAAACAACCCTTCGCTGATCTGATTGGTTATGT CACTCACATTAACCATCCTTGCTACCGCCTAGACCA GGCGGCTGAGGAAGCCATGGTGTCGGAGCTGGACGAGAACAGTCCCGGCACGGAATGGGAGCGCGTGGCGCGCCTTTGCGATTTCAACCCCAAGTCCAGCAAGCAGGCCAAGGACGTCTCCCGCATGCGTTCAGTCCTCATCTCCCTTAAACAGGCCCCGCTCGTCCGTTAA
- the LOC141337471 gene encoding UPF0462 protein C4orf33 homolog produces the protein MLNSLCVGCVLLIALEFHIKYTWDSLPLHHDPITVRFSPGEGGLLMQVTAAFINDPPAPAGPPGEPFPGLWNYEVVESFFLNNNTEQYLEVELCPHGQHLVLLFNGQYNAFMQQLPLSFKVNIEDKIWKGEALIPWRYFPPGVNKMNSYAIHGSGDHRSYEALYPIPREDLVEGQKPDFHRLEYFQDFTLQSIMGEDWVQPESDLWDIVGK, from the exons ATGCTTAACAGTCTCTGCGTCGGTTGTGTCCTGCTCATTGCCCTGGAGTTCCACATCAAATATACCTGGGACAGTTTACCTTTACATCATGACCCGATAACAGTTCGCTTCTCACCTGGTGAGGGAGGTTTGTTAATGCAGGTGACTGCTGCTTTCATTAATGACCCCCCTGCACCAGCCGGACCACCTGGAGAGCCGTTCCCTGGTCTCTGGAACTATGAGG TGGTAGAGTCCTTCTTCCTGAACAACAACACTGAGCAGTATCTGGAGGTGGAGCTCTGTCC ACATGGACAACATCTCGTTCTGCTATTCAATGGACAATATAATGCATTTATG CAACAACTCCCTCTATCCTTCAAAGTCAATATTGAGGACAAGATATGGAAGGGAGAAGCACTTATACCTTGGAGGTATTTCCCTCCGGGCGTTAATAAGATGAATTCCTATGCCATTCATGGCTCTGGAGACCACAGGAGCTATGAGGCTCTGTATCCTATTCCTAGAGAAGACCTAGTTGAAGGACAGAAACCAGACTT TCATCGACTTGAGTATTTTCAAGACTTCACCCTGCAAAGCATCATGGGAGAAGACTGGGTTCAGCCAGAATCTGACCTGTGGGATATAGTGGGCAAATGA
- the clta gene encoding clathrin light chain A isoform X2, which yields MDDFDMLSAPQGSAGNGVGADEDPAAAFLAQQESEIAGIENDEGFSILDSGEVPSSLSQDPDGGALNGDLHGESNGPSDLYAAISSVDRLQTEPESLRKWREEQRERLEELDANSRKQEAEWKEKAKLELEEWHTRQNEQLEKTKVNNRVLDEDFYKQPFADLIGYVAAEEAMVSELDENSPGTEWERVARLCDFNPKSSKQAKDVSRMRSVLISLKQAPLVR from the exons ATGGACGATTTTGATATGCTCAGTGCCCCTCAAGGAAGCGCAGGAAACGGCGTAGGGGCAGATGAAGACCCAGCGGCAGCGTTTTTGGCCCAGCAGGAGAGTGAAATCGCGGGCATCGAGAATGACGAGGGCTTCAGCATCCTGGACAGCGGAGAAGTGCCTTCATCCCTGAGCCAAGACCCGGACG GTGGAGCATTGAATGGAGATCTGCATGGG GAGAGTAACGGTCCTTCAGACTTGTATGCGGCCATCTCCAGTGTCGATCGGTTGCAGACAGAGCCGGAGAGCTTGAGGAAGTGGAGAGAGGAGCAGCGTGAGAGGCTGGAGGAGCTTG ATGCTAACTCCCGTAAGCAGGAGGCAGAGTGGAAGGAGAAGGCAAAGCTGGAGCTGGAGGAGTGGCACACCAGGCAGAACGAGCAGCTGGAGAAGACCAAAGTCAACAACAG GGTGCTGGATGAGGATTTCTACAAACAACCCTTCGCTGATCTGATTGGTTATGT GGCGGCTGAGGAAGCCATGGTGTCGGAGCTGGACGAGAACAGTCCCGGCACGGAATGGGAGCGCGTGGCGCGCCTTTGCGATTTCAACCCCAAGTCCAGCAAGCAGGCCAAGGACGTCTCCCGCATGCGTTCAGTCCTCATCTCCCTTAAACAGGCCCCGCTCGTCCGTTAA